Proteins encoded together in one Formosa sp. Hel3_A1_48 window:
- the infC gene encoding translation initiation factor IF-3, with the protein MRVIREDKHRINRKITSEELRLVGDNVEIGVYKLSAALALANEQGLDLVEISPKAVPPVCKVMDYKKFLYEQKKREKVLKSKAAKVVVKEIRFGPNTDDHDYNFKKKHAEKFLKEGAKLKAFVFFKGRSIIFKEQGQILLLRLAQDLEDLGKVEQMPKLEGKRMIMFIAPIKK; encoded by the coding sequence ATGCGGGTCATAAGAGAAGACAAGCACCGCATCAACAGAAAAATAACTTCTGAAGAATTGCGCTTGGTTGGCGACAATGTTGAAATTGGAGTGTATAAACTCTCCGCAGCACTAGCTCTTGCCAATGAACAAGGATTGGATCTTGTAGAAATATCTCCGAAAGCTGTACCGCCAGTATGTAAAGTAATGGACTATAAAAAGTTTCTTTACGAACAAAAGAAACGCGAAAAAGTATTAAAATCCAAAGCCGCAAAAGTAGTGGTTAAGGAAATCCGTTTTGGACCAAACACTGATGACCATGATTACAACTTCAAGAAAAAACACGCTGAAAAGTTTTTGAAAGAAGGTGCTAAATTGAAAGCTTTTGTGTTTTTTAAGGGACGTTCTATTATTTTTAAAGAACAGGGTCAAATTTTGTTGTTGCGTCTAGCGCAGGACTTAGAAGATCTTGGTAAAGTAGAACAAATGCCAAAACTTGAGGGAAAACGTATGATTATGTTTATCGCCCCAATTAAAAAGTAA
- the dnaB gene encoding replicative DNA helicase, with product MKQPESYKNFATDRSKIISLEQGKIPPQAIDLEEVVLGAMMIDKKGVDEVIDILSIESFYKQAHQHIFEAILLLFESSQPIDLLTVSSQLRKNQKLDIVGGDFYLIGLTQKVSSSAHIEFHARIILQKFIQRSLIKISNEIIEDSFDETKDVFDLLDKAESKLYDVTQGNIKKSTETAQDLVFQAKRKIEEISNKEGLSGIPSGFDKVDKLTSGWQESDLIIVAARPGMGKTALTLSMARNIAVNQNIPVAFFSLEMSSVQLITRLISSETGLSSEKLRTGKLEKHEWEQLNVKVKSLEKAPLYIDDTPSLSIFDLRAKARRLASQNGIKLIIVDYLQLMTAGGSQKTGNREQEISMISRNLKALAKELSVPVIALSQLSRAVETRGGSKRPLLSDLRESGAIEQDADIVSFIYRPEYYKIEEWDDEEHTPCEGQAEFIIAKHRNGGLDNIRLKFIGHLGKFDNLDNFDSPFDAEFHSKMNAAANDDTFAEDNSIQMDPNDAFGPPDDDTPY from the coding sequence ATGAAACAACCAGAGTCTTATAAAAACTTTGCTACTGATCGATCAAAAATTATCAGTTTAGAGCAAGGTAAAATACCGCCACAAGCCATTGACCTTGAAGAAGTTGTCTTGGGCGCTATGATGATCGATAAAAAAGGAGTGGATGAAGTTATCGACATTCTCAGTATTGAATCTTTTTACAAACAAGCACACCAACATATTTTTGAAGCAATACTTTTGCTTTTTGAGAGTAGCCAACCCATTGACCTTTTAACGGTTTCCTCTCAACTTCGAAAGAACCAAAAATTAGACATTGTTGGTGGTGATTTTTACTTAATTGGACTCACTCAAAAGGTTTCATCTTCTGCTCATATTGAGTTTCATGCTCGTATAATATTACAAAAATTTATTCAGCGCAGTCTAATTAAGATTTCTAATGAAATAATTGAAGATTCATTTGACGAAACCAAAGATGTTTTTGACCTGCTTGATAAAGCAGAGTCAAAACTGTATGATGTCACGCAAGGCAACATAAAAAAATCAACTGAAACGGCTCAAGATTTGGTGTTTCAAGCCAAACGAAAAATTGAAGAAATATCCAATAAAGAGGGTTTAAGCGGTATACCATCTGGATTTGACAAAGTAGACAAACTCACGTCTGGATGGCAAGAAAGTGATCTTATAATTGTGGCTGCTCGACCTGGTATGGGTAAAACAGCACTTACGCTTTCTATGGCACGTAATATTGCCGTAAATCAAAATATTCCTGTAGCATTCTTTTCTTTGGAGATGTCTTCTGTTCAGTTGATCACGCGTTTGATTTCATCTGAAACAGGGCTAAGTTCAGAGAAATTGAGAACTGGAAAACTTGAAAAACACGAATGGGAACAACTCAATGTAAAAGTAAAATCTCTTGAGAAAGCACCTCTTTACATAGACGATACCCCATCATTATCTATTTTTGATTTACGTGCAAAAGCCAGACGTTTGGCCTCACAAAATGGAATCAAACTTATTATTGTTGATTATCTCCAACTAATGACGGCGGGAGGTAGCCAAAAAACTGGTAATCGAGAACAAGAGATTTCTATGATTTCTCGTAATCTAAAAGCTTTGGCTAAGGAACTTAGTGTTCCTGTTATAGCCCTTTCTCAGCTTTCTAGAGCTGTTGAGACAAGAGGTGGAAGTAAGCGTCCTTTGCTCTCTGATTTGAGAGAATCTGGTGCGATAGAGCAAGATGCCGATATTGTATCCTTCATTTACAGGCCAGAATATTATAAAATTGAAGAATGGGATGACGAAGAACACACGCCTTGTGAAGGTCAAGCGGAGTTCATCATAGCGAAACACCGAAATGGAGGACTCGATAACATTAGGTTAAAATTTATCGGTCATCTTGGTAAATTTGATAATTTAGATAATTTTGATTCTCCTTTTGATGCTGAGTTCCATTCCAAAATGAATGCCGCTGCTAATGACGATACCTTTGCTGAAGACAACTCGATTCAAATGGATCCGAATGATGCATTTGGCCCCCCGGATGACGATACGCCATACTAA
- the rplT gene encoding 50S ribosomal protein L20: protein MPRSVNSVAKRARRKKVLKQAKGYFGRRKNVWTVAKNAVDKAMLYAYRDRRNKKRTFRALWIMRINAGARLHGMSYSQFMGKLKANNIDLNRKVLADLAMNDPKAFEAIVQKIK from the coding sequence ATGCCAAGATCAGTAAATTCAGTGGCCAAAAGAGCCCGCAGAAAAAAAGTCCTAAAACAAGCCAAAGGCTATTTTGGACGACGTAAAAACGTATGGACTGTTGCAAAAAATGCAGTGGATAAAGCCATGCTTTATGCGTATAGAGACCGTAGAAACAAGAAAAGAACTTTTCGTGCCCTTTGGATCATGCGTATTAACGCCGGTGCAAGACTACACGGAATGTCTTATTCTCAATTTATGGGAAAACTTAAAGCTAACAATATCGACCTCAACCGCAAGGTTCTAGCCGATTTAGCTATGAATGACCCTAAGGCTTTTGAAGCCATAGTACAGAAGATAAAATAG
- a CDS encoding asparagine synthetase B, producing the protein MQRRSLLLVFFLCFFTNSFASYILIPMDAKTQKNHLKAYGITYWLLEQNQKVKWLLNYRGGAFLVSDSKRIQNECLIRGVSYELISDSRTAEILEDIGSPSKNMDAVLLEKAPKIAVYSPSGKQPWDDAVTLVLTYAEIPYDVIYDTEVLNDALLVYDWLHLHHEDFTGQYGKFYRAYRNAAWYIEQQKNAQALANDLGFKKVSEAKLAVAQKIKAYVLGGGFMFAMCSATDSFDIALAAQQLDICEPMFDGDGTTPNYQLQLDFNSTFAFKEFVIERDPNVYEFSSIDQTALRQIPKESDYFSLMEYSAKWDPVPTMLNQNHTALVKGFMGQTTAYNRSQIKSDILVLGENKLNNEARYIHGIKGKGFFTFYGGHDPEDYTHRVGDPKTELELHPTSPGYRLILNNVLFPAAKKKKQKT; encoded by the coding sequence ATGCAGCGTAGATCTCTTTTGTTGGTTTTTTTTCTTTGTTTTTTCACAAATTCATTTGCTAGTTACATCCTCATTCCGATGGATGCCAAAACACAGAAAAACCATCTTAAAGCCTATGGTATTACATACTGGCTGCTTGAGCAAAATCAAAAAGTAAAATGGTTGCTGAATTACCGTGGAGGTGCATTTTTGGTATCTGATTCAAAACGGATTCAGAATGAGTGTCTTATTCGAGGCGTTTCTTATGAACTTATCAGTGACTCGCGAACAGCAGAAATCTTAGAAGACATTGGAAGTCCAAGTAAAAATATGGATGCTGTACTATTGGAGAAAGCACCAAAAATCGCTGTATACTCTCCAAGTGGGAAACAGCCGTGGGATGATGCAGTGACTTTAGTACTTACTTATGCGGAAATTCCTTATGATGTTATTTACGATACTGAAGTGCTTAATGATGCTCTTCTTGTGTATGATTGGTTACACTTACATCACGAAGATTTTACTGGACAATACGGTAAGTTCTATAGAGCATACCGTAATGCTGCTTGGTATATTGAACAGCAGAAAAATGCCCAAGCTCTCGCGAATGATCTAGGGTTTAAAAAAGTATCTGAGGCTAAATTAGCTGTAGCTCAAAAGATAAAAGCATATGTATTGGGTGGAGGGTTTATGTTTGCCATGTGTAGTGCTACGGATAGTTTTGATATTGCTTTAGCGGCTCAACAGCTCGACATTTGTGAACCAATGTTTGATGGGGATGGAACTACCCCTAACTACCAATTACAGCTCGATTTCAATTCGACTTTTGCCTTTAAAGAATTTGTTATTGAACGTGATCCTAATGTCTATGAGTTTTCCTCTATTGATCAAACAGCTCTGCGCCAAATTCCAAAAGAATCGGATTACTTTTCACTTATGGAATACTCTGCTAAATGGGACCCTGTTCCAACTATGCTTAATCAAAATCATACAGCACTTGTTAAGGGGTTCATGGGGCAAACAACAGCCTACAATCGCAGTCAAATTAAGTCCGATATTTTGGTTTTGGGCGAAAATAAACTCAATAATGAAGCCCGCTATATTCACGGAATAAAAGGAAAAGGTTTTTTTACTTTTTATGGAGGTCACGACCCTGAAGACTATACCCATAGAGTAGGGGATCCAAAAACAGAGCTGGAACTACACCCGACTTCTCCTGGATACCGACTCATTCTAAATAATGTACTCTTTCCAGCTGCAAAAAAGAAAAAGCAAAAAACTTAA
- the rpmI gene encoding 50S ribosomal protein L35, translated as MPKMKTKSSAKKRFKLTGSGKIKRKHAFKSHILTKKSKKRKLALTHSTLVHESDEANIKQQLRLK; from the coding sequence ATGCCAAAAATGAAAACAAAATCTAGTGCCAAGAAACGCTTTAAGCTTACTGGCTCTGGAAAAATCAAAAGAAAGCATGCGTTTAAAAGTCACATTTTAACAAAGAAGTCCAAAAAACGCAAGCTAGCCCTGACTCACAGTACTTTAGTACACGAGAGTGATGAGGCAAACATCAAACAACAATTACGTTTAAAGTAA